The following are encoded in a window of Bos indicus isolate NIAB-ARS_2022 breed Sahiwal x Tharparkar chromosome 21, NIAB-ARS_B.indTharparkar_mat_pri_1.0, whole genome shotgun sequence genomic DNA:
- the LOC109575140 gene encoding myeloid-associated differentiation marker-like: protein MSSSSGWSLFLCSSPRLTLSLRVGQLLSTLVPILLTSQDTLEGGVINWCLFIWCICFSLTLLGFILELCSLFRLPLWNTQSLLRLSDKLQYHLRLSWDGVLHAFCSYFAVVCLSAAVIFGPTYIQVFPPGPAWNRAITTTAFSCVAALLYAIEVAWVCRRPGGMYCFWPTFPGVLRRLENYVANIIFAFVCNTDLYLHQPALVWCVAVYAICFVLGAVNFFMNGCDCDNEKKLPLRFPWLLWVQTVLSVLLYVTALILWPLYQFHEKLGGQPQRSSYMSCSDHLNVFVCIWDQQLAVAILTGINLLVYVADMVYLVQEAFVGGSDGRESA from the coding sequence ATGAGCTCGTCCTCAGGCTGGAGCCTCTTCCTCTGCTCATCCCCACGCCTGACCCTCTCCCTCCGCGTGGGGCAGCTGCTCTCCACCCTCGTGCCCATCTTGCTGACCAGTCAGGACACTCTGGAGGGGGGTGTAATCAACTGGTGCCTGTTCATCTGGTGCATCTGCTTCAGCCTGACCTTACTCGGCTTCATACTGGAGTTGTGCAGTCTCTTCAGACTGCCATTATGGAACACCCAGTCCCTCCTCCGCTTGTCTGATAAGCTCCAGTACCACCTCCGCTTGTCTTGGGATGGCGTTCTCCATGCCTTTTGCTCTTACTTCGCCGTTGTCTGCCTCTCAGCTGCCGTCATCTTCGGCCCTACCTACATCCAGGTCTTTCCTCCAGGCCCCGCCTGGAATCGCGCCATCACCACCACCGCCTTCTCCTGCGTGGCTGCTCTGCTTTATGCCATTGAAGTGGCCTGGGTCTGTCGCCGACCCGGTGGAATGTACTGCTTTTGGCCAACCTTCCCAGGTGTGCTCAGGAGGCTGGAGAACTATGTGGCCAACATCATCTTCGCCTTCGTCTGCAACACTGACCTGTACCTGCACCAGCCAGCCCTGGTATGGTGTGTGGCCGTGTACGCCATCTGCTTTGTCCTGGGGGCCGTGAACTTCTTTATGAATGGGTGTGACTGTGACAACGAGAAAAAGCTTCCCCTCCGCTTCCCCTGGTTGCTGTGGGTGCAGACTGTGCTCTCTGTCCTCCTCTATGTCACGGCACTGATTCTCTGGCCCCTCTACCAGTTCCACGAGAAGTTGGGGGGGCAGCCCCAGCGGTCCAGCTATATGAGCTGCAGTGATCATCTCAACGTCTTTGTCTGCATCTGGGACCAACAACTGGCTGTAGCCATCCTGACAGGCATCAACCTGCTGGTTTATGTGGCTGACATGGTGTATTTAGTCCAAGAAGCTTttgtaggtggctcagatggtagagaatctgcctga
- the LOC139178380 gene encoding myeloid-associated differentiation marker-like produces MGYFLRLLQLLSTCVAFSLVAGASTLQVAAGNWSIFVWCFCFIVTLIILIVELCGLQSRLHLSWDGFLITSASCATFLCLSGSIVFATACIQLLPHSPFGDHAIVVTAFSSLASVAYATEVVWTCARSGEFSCSVLTLPGLLHRLEIFVACVIFAFISSPHLYVHQPALEWCVAVYSLCFLLSAVTLLLNWYNWDNRLPVPVPLVHLGLTLLSALLYASAVVLWPLYQFNREFGGQPRRSSDVSCRDKLSSYVCTWDQRLAVAVLTAVNLLVYVVDLVDLARRCFYQLLRLCTRPPGSLLLSVEASSPSSVIL; encoded by the coding sequence ATGGGCTACTTTCTCCGCCTGCTGCAGCTGCTCTCCACCTGCGTGGCCTTCTCCCTGGTGGCTGGTGCAAGCACTTTGCAGGTGGCTGCAGGTAACTGGTCCATATTTGTCTGGTGCTTCTGCTTCATCGTGACCCTCATCATCCTCATAGTCGAGTTGTGTGGACTTCAGTCTCGCCTCCACCTCTCCTGGGATGGCTTTCTCATCACCAGCGCCTCCTGTGCCACCTTCTTATGTCTCTCAGGCTCCATCGTCTTTGCCACTGCCTGTATCCAGTTGCTGCCTCACAGCCCCTTCGGTGACCACGCCATTGTGGTCACTGCCTTTTCCAGCCTTGCATCTGTGGCTTATGCCACTGAAGTGGTCTGGACCTGTGCCCGGTCTGGAGAGTTCTCCTGCTCTGTGCTCACCTTGCCAGGCCTGCTTCACAGGCTGGAGATCTTCGTGGCCTGTGTCATCTTCGCCTTCATCAGCAGCCCCCACCTGTACGTGCACCAGCCGGCCCTGGAGTGGTGCGTGGCTGTGTattccctctgcttcctcctgTCAGCCGTGACCCTCCTGCTGAACTGGTACAACTGGGACAACAGGCTGCCCGTCCCCGTCCCCCTTGTGCATTTGGGGCTGACCCTGCTCTCCGCCCTCCTCTATGCCTCCGCTGTGGTCCTCTGGCCGCTCTACCAGTTCAACAGGGAGTTCGGCGGGCAGCCCCGGAGGTCCAGCGACGTGAGCTGCCGTGATAAGCTCAGCTCCTACGTGTGCACCTGGGACCAGCGACTGGCTGTGGCCGTCCTGACTGCCGTCAATCTGCTGGTTTACGTGGTGGACCTGGTGGACTTGGCCCGCCGCTGTTTTTATCAGCTTCTGAGGCTCTGCACCAGGCCCCCCGGTTCCCTCTTATTGTCAGTGGAGGCATCTTCACCAAGCTCagtcatcctctga